One Tindallia magadiensis genomic region harbors:
- a CDS encoding CheR family methyltransferase produces the protein MLTITEQEFYKVAGFIHEHYGIRLKKEKKTLVLGRLGNTITRQGFQNFSEYYQYLQSDKTGKAVFELLDKITTNHTFFMREPQHFASFKEEVLPWLEKTVADKDLRIWSAGCSKGQEPYTLAMILNDYFGTSIDQWNTDILATDISSAALKTALQGVYSTEEVAGLPKYWLKKYFLKQKEEKYIVKEELKQQVVFRNFNLMNHSFPFKKRFHVIFCRNVMIYFDTETKKQLIKKFYHQLQPGGYLFIGHSETLGNEKQGFQYIRPATYRRG, from the coding sequence ATGCTCACGATCACAGAGCAGGAATTTTATAAGGTAGCTGGTTTTATCCATGAGCATTATGGAATTCGTTTAAAAAAAGAAAAGAAAACCCTGGTGCTTGGTAGGCTAGGGAATACCATTACACGCCAGGGTTTTCAAAATTTTTCTGAGTATTATCAGTATCTGCAGTCAGATAAAACAGGGAAAGCTGTTTTTGAACTATTGGATAAAATTACGACGAATCATACGTTTTTCATGAGAGAGCCTCAACATTTTGCTTCTTTTAAGGAAGAGGTCCTTCCTTGGCTAGAAAAAACTGTTGCGGATAAAGATTTAAGAATTTGGAGTGCCGGATGTTCAAAAGGCCAGGAGCCATATACATTGGCGATGATTCTTAATGATTACTTTGGAACAAGCATTGATCAATGGAATACAGATATTTTGGCAACAGATATTTCGTCAGCTGCTTTAAAAACAGCGTTACAAGGAGTCTATTCAACAGAAGAAGTGGCTGGGTTGCCAAAATACTGGCTTAAAAAATATTTTTTAAAGCAGAAGGAGGAAAAATATATTGTAAAAGAAGAATTGAAACAACAAGTTGTTTTTAGAAATTTTAATCTGATGAATCATAGTTTTCCCTTTAAAAAAAGATTTCATGTTATTTTTTGTCGCAATGTTATGATATACTTCGATACAGAGACAAAAAAACAGCTAATCAAAAAGTTTTATCATCAATTGCAGCCTGGCGGTTATTTGTTTATTGGTCATTCG